Proteins encoded in a region of the Methylobacterium radiotolerans JCM 2831 genome:
- a CDS encoding hydantoinase/oxoprolinase family protein, which yields MRSSNPTTIGWDLGGVHVKVALVEDGRVAAAAQVPCPLWQGLPALDRALEAAPDWARGAALHAVTMTGELTDCFADRRAGVAALAGWAGSHLAGTVRIYAGRSGFVAPEAAASRAADVASANWHATAALAGRHVPDALLIDIGSTTADLIPVAGGRPAATGYSDAERLETGELVYTGAVRTPVIALSDHAPFAGRRTRLMTETFAHMADVYRILGLLPEGADQQPSGDRKGKTVAESETRLARIVGRDRAEAPGAAWTALAAHFAEAQLRLLHDAAAEILSRPDLGADAPLVLCGAGAFVGARLAERLGRPSTPLAALLGDRIGGARDGISTCGPAVAVGLIAAEEAVA from the coding sequence ATGCGCTCATCAAACCCAACGACGATCGGGTGGGACCTCGGCGGGGTCCACGTCAAGGTCGCCCTGGTCGAGGACGGCCGGGTCGCGGCCGCGGCCCAGGTGCCGTGCCCGCTCTGGCAGGGCCTGCCGGCCCTCGACCGGGCGCTGGAGGCCGCCCCCGACTGGGCCCGCGGCGCGGCGCTCCACGCCGTGACCATGACGGGCGAGCTGACCGACTGCTTCGCCGACCGGCGCGCCGGCGTCGCGGCGCTCGCCGGGTGGGCCGGATCGCACCTCGCCGGGACCGTGCGGATCTACGCCGGGCGCTCGGGCTTCGTCGCCCCAGAGGCGGCCGCGTCCCGCGCGGCGGACGTGGCCTCGGCCAACTGGCACGCCACCGCGGCGCTCGCCGGCCGGCACGTCCCGGACGCGCTCCTGATCGATATCGGCTCGACCACCGCCGACCTGATCCCCGTCGCGGGCGGACGGCCGGCCGCGACCGGCTACAGCGACGCCGAGCGGCTGGAGACCGGCGAGCTCGTCTATACCGGCGCGGTGCGCACGCCGGTGATCGCGCTGTCCGACCACGCCCCCTTCGCGGGCCGCCGGACCCGACTGATGACCGAGACCTTCGCCCACATGGCGGACGTCTACCGCATCCTCGGCCTCCTCCCCGAGGGCGCCGACCAGCAGCCGAGCGGCGACCGCAAGGGCAAGACGGTCGCCGAGAGCGAGACCCGGCTCGCCCGGATCGTCGGGCGGGACCGGGCGGAGGCGCCCGGAGCGGCCTGGACGGCGCTCGCCGCCCACTTCGCGGAGGCGCAGCTGCGCCTGCTGCACGACGCGGCGGCGGAGATCCTCAGCCGGCCCGATCTCGGCGCGGACGCGCCCCTCGTCCTGTGCGGCGCCGGCGCCTTCGTGGGCGCCCGCCTCGCCGAGCGGCTGGGTCGGCCCTCGACGCCGCTGGCGGCGCTGCTGGGGGACCGGATCGGCGGCGCGCGCGACGGGATCTCGACCTGTGGACCGGCGGTGGCGGTCGGCCTCATCGCCGCGGAGGAGGCAGTCGCATGA
- a CDS encoding O-methyltransferase encodes MSLSASTLAEPRIASLLDSLFVQAEASSPLSAVGDLSADERTRLMGSRTGYRDFYSRLKDMPLAVSRETGRLLYMLARTRRARSIVEFGTSFGLSTLHLAAALRDNGGGRLITCEFEPSKVVRARANLMAAGLADLVEFREGDALQTLGLDLPDSVDLLLLDGAKGLYPEVLSLVESRLGPGALVVADNADHSPDYLARVRAPSRGYLSVPFADDVELSMRLG; translated from the coding sequence ATGTCACTCTCAGCTTCCACACTCGCCGAACCGCGTATCGCCTCGCTGCTGGACAGTCTCTTCGTGCAGGCGGAGGCATCCTCACCGTTGAGCGCCGTCGGGGATCTCTCGGCGGACGAGCGGACGCGCCTCATGGGCAGCCGCACCGGCTACCGGGACTTCTACAGCCGGCTCAAGGACATGCCCCTCGCGGTCTCGCGGGAGACCGGCCGGCTGCTCTACATGCTCGCGCGGACCCGCCGGGCGCGCTCGATCGTCGAGTTCGGCACCTCCTTCGGCCTCTCGACCCTTCACCTCGCCGCGGCCCTGCGCGACAACGGCGGCGGCCGGCTCATCACCTGCGAGTTCGAGCCGTCCAAGGTGGTGCGGGCGCGGGCGAACCTGATGGCGGCCGGGCTCGCGGATCTCGTCGAGTTCCGCGAGGGCGACGCCCTCCAGACCCTCGGCCTCGACCTGCCCGACTCGGTCGACCTGCTGCTCCTCGACGGGGCGAAGGGGCTCTATCCGGAGGTTCTCAGCCTCGTGGAGAGCCGCCTCGGGCCGGGCGCGCTCGTGGTCGCCGACAACGCGGACCACAGCCCGGACTACCTGGCACGGGTGCGCGCGCCGAGCCGGGGCTACCTGTCGGTGCCGTTCGCCGACGACGTCGAACTGTCCATGCGGCTCGGGTGA
- a CDS encoding TetR family transcriptional regulator — protein MPDRPSLGISKRKQPRQARSSDLVAAVLEAATQVLGEVGAERFTTARVAERAGVSIGSLYQYFPNKAAILFQLQSDEWRDTTALLAGILTDPATAPGARLRAAVHAFVRSECAEAAMRRALDAAAPAYRDAPEAAEPQLAGAQAFRDFLHAALPSVPEAERQVAGEIIATTLGTVGERISESIRDEAALETRADALADMLCAYLDRLGGEGRAVGPSR, from the coding sequence ATGCCCGACCGGCCAAGTCTCGGAATTTCCAAGCGAAAGCAGCCCCGACAGGCGCGCTCCAGCGACCTCGTCGCGGCCGTTCTGGAGGCGGCCACTCAGGTTCTGGGGGAGGTCGGCGCGGAGCGCTTCACGACGGCGCGGGTCGCCGAGCGCGCGGGCGTCAGCATCGGCTCGCTCTACCAGTACTTCCCCAACAAGGCGGCGATCCTGTTCCAGTTGCAGAGCGACGAGTGGCGGGACACGACCGCCCTCCTCGCCGGCATCCTGACGGATCCCGCGACGGCGCCCGGCGCGCGCCTGCGCGCCGCCGTCCACGCCTTCGTGCGCTCGGAATGCGCGGAGGCCGCGATGCGCCGGGCCCTCGACGCGGCCGCCCCCGCCTATCGCGACGCGCCCGAGGCCGCGGAGCCGCAGCTGGCCGGCGCGCAGGCCTTCCGCGATTTCCTGCACGCGGCACTTCCGTCGGTTCCCGAGGCGGAGCGTCAGGTCGCGGGCGAGATCATCGCGACGACGCTCGGCACGGTCGGCGAGCGCATCTCGGAGTCGATCCGCGACGAGGCCGCCCTGGAGACCCGCGCGGACGCCCTGGCCGACATGCTCTGCGCCTATCTGGACCGCCTCGGAGGCGAAGGCCGGGCCGTCGGGCCTTCCCGATGA
- the leuD gene encoding 3-isopropylmalate dehydratase small subunit, with protein MEKFTTLEGVAAPLRTINVDTDRIIPAKYLKTIRRTGLGKSLFAEMRYREDGSENPDFILNQPAYRNSKILVCGDNFGCGSSREHAPWALADFGIRCVISTSFADIFFNNCAKNGILAIVVSPEDLEKLFEDAERGANATLTVDLAAQTIRGPDGGTLHFDVDEGRKHNLLNGLDEIGLTLERVSSIDAYEQKLAQRTWA; from the coding sequence ATGGAAAAGTTCACCACCCTGGAGGGCGTCGCGGCGCCCCTGCGGACGATCAACGTCGATACCGACCGGATCATCCCGGCGAAGTACCTGAAGACGATCCGGCGGACCGGGCTCGGCAAGAGCCTGTTCGCCGAGATGCGCTACCGCGAGGACGGCTCCGAGAACCCGGACTTCATCCTCAACCAGCCGGCCTACCGGAACAGCAAGATCCTGGTGTGCGGGGACAATTTCGGCTGCGGCTCGTCCCGGGAGCACGCGCCCTGGGCGCTGGCCGATTTCGGCATCCGCTGCGTGATCTCCACGAGCTTCGCCGACATCTTCTTCAACAACTGCGCCAAGAACGGCATCCTGGCGATCGTCGTGTCGCCCGAGGACCTGGAGAAGCTGTTCGAGGACGCCGAGCGCGGCGCGAACGCCACCCTGACGGTCGATCTGGCGGCGCAGACGATCCGGGGGCCGGACGGCGGCACCCTGCATTTCGACGTCGACGAGGGCCGCAAGCACAACCTGCTGAACGGACTCGACGAGATCGGGCTGACCCTCGAGCGCGTCTCGTCCATCGACGCCTACGAGCAGAAGCTCGCCCAGCGCACGTGGGCCTGA
- a CDS encoding lytic murein transglycosylase, whose amino-acid sequence MPKHPTGPRTARALGLLAGIAVLPLASLPARADFDSCLAGIQSQAAAAGVSAQTFRSATSGISYDDKVIELSQAQPEFKTPIWDYMAALVDDERVEDGRAAMRQNAAALAQAESRYGVDRYTIAAVWGVESNFGKNLGKMPLVQSLATLACSNNRRRDFFRGELIATLRIIERGDIAPERLTGSWAGAFGQTQFMPTTYHRLAVDGDGDGRRDVVDSTADAVASTANFLHVAKWQHGQVWGYEVKLPRGFNVAAAGRKNKKPVAHWASLGVTRVDGRPLSGEGPAGIIAPAGIDGPAFLVTRNFDAIYSYNAAESYGLAIAVLSDRLRGKAGVQAAWPTDDPPLSRAERRDLQTRLAARGYDVGEPDGKVGQKTRDAIKDVERRLGMTPTGRAGGKVLEALRGG is encoded by the coding sequence ATGCCGAAGCACCCGACGGGACCGAGGACGGCGCGCGCGCTCGGGCTGCTCGCCGGCATCGCGGTCCTGCCCTTGGCGAGCCTGCCGGCGCGGGCCGATTTCGACAGCTGCCTTGCCGGCATCCAGTCCCAGGCGGCGGCGGCGGGCGTCTCGGCGCAGACCTTCCGGTCCGCCACGAGCGGCATCAGCTACGACGACAAGGTGATCGAGCTGTCCCAGGCGCAGCCCGAATTCAAGACGCCGATCTGGGACTACATGGCGGCGCTCGTCGACGACGAGCGGGTCGAGGACGGGCGCGCGGCCATGCGCCAGAACGCGGCGGCGCTCGCCCAGGCCGAGTCGCGCTACGGGGTCGACCGATACACGATCGCGGCGGTCTGGGGCGTCGAGTCGAATTTCGGCAAGAACCTCGGCAAGATGCCCCTGGTGCAGTCGCTGGCGACGCTGGCCTGCTCCAACAACCGCCGCCGGGACTTCTTCCGCGGCGAGCTGATCGCCACCCTGCGGATCATCGAGCGCGGCGACATCGCGCCGGAGCGGCTGACCGGCTCCTGGGCGGGCGCCTTCGGCCAGACCCAGTTCATGCCGACCACCTATCACCGCCTCGCCGTCGACGGCGACGGCGACGGGCGGCGCGACGTGGTCGACTCGACGGCCGACGCCGTCGCCTCCACGGCGAACTTCCTGCACGTCGCCAAGTGGCAGCACGGTCAGGTCTGGGGCTACGAGGTGAAGCTGCCCCGCGGCTTCAACGTCGCCGCCGCCGGGCGCAAGAACAAGAAGCCGGTCGCCCACTGGGCGTCGCTCGGCGTGACCCGCGTGGACGGCCGTCCGCTCTCGGGCGAGGGGCCGGCCGGGATCATCGCGCCCGCCGGCATCGACGGGCCGGCCTTCCTGGTCACCAGGAACTTCGACGCGATCTACTCGTACAACGCCGCCGAGTCGTACGGCCTCGCCATCGCGGTCCTGTCCGACCGGCTGCGCGGCAAGGCCGGCGTCCAGGCGGCGTGGCCGACCGACGACCCGCCCCTGTCGCGGGCCGAGCGGCGCGATCTCCAGACCCGGCTGGCCGCCCGCGGCTACGACGTCGGCGAGCCGGACGGCAAGGTCGGCCAGAAGACGCGCGACGCCATCAAGGACGTGGAGCGCCGGCTCGGCATGACGCCCACGGGCCGCGCCGGCGGCAAGGTGCTGGAAGCCCTGCGCGGCGGATGA
- a CDS encoding carboxymuconolactone decarboxylase family protein, whose amino-acid sequence MMKDWNQYGAELVSTLGRIGAVSPDLLKAHDQLAAAAPTERKLDAKTRELIALAVAVTTRCDGCIAVHSDAARKAGASKEEVVEALGVAVALNAGAALVYTARAFEAFTGEAG is encoded by the coding sequence ATGATGAAGGACTGGAATCAGTACGGCGCCGAGCTCGTCAGCACGCTCGGGCGCATCGGTGCGGTGAGCCCGGACCTCCTCAAGGCCCACGATCAGCTCGCGGCGGCGGCCCCGACCGAGCGCAAGCTGGACGCGAAGACCCGCGAGCTGATCGCCCTCGCGGTGGCGGTGACGACCCGGTGCGACGGCTGCATCGCCGTGCATTCCGACGCCGCCCGCAAGGCCGGCGCGAGCAAGGAGGAGGTCGTGGAGGCGCTGGGCGTCGCGGTGGCGCTGAACGCCGGCGCCGCCCTGGTCTACACCGCCCGCGCCTTCGAGGCCTTCACCGGCGAGGCCGGCTGA
- a CDS encoding GNAT family N-acetyltransferase, translating to MLPDTEIPPLTPGYAAVPRGHLATVVTSLEMHRPPPPRPGRPLPPGLALEPLAGTDPETYRTLFREVGADWLWFSRLALADGALAAILADGDVEIFALRRDGRNLGMLELDFRQPGTCELVFLGLTDDAVGTGIGRTLMNAAIGRAWARPITRFWVHTCTLDHPGALAFYRRSGFVPFAVHVEVAPDPRLDGTLPRDCAPHVPLLG from the coding sequence ATGCTGCCCGATACGGAGATCCCGCCCCTCACCCCGGGCTACGCGGCGGTGCCGCGGGGCCATCTCGCCACCGTCGTCACGAGCCTGGAGATGCACCGGCCGCCGCCGCCGCGTCCCGGACGGCCGCTCCCGCCCGGCCTCGCCCTCGAGCCGCTGGCGGGCACCGACCCGGAGACCTACCGGACCCTGTTCCGGGAGGTCGGCGCCGACTGGCTGTGGTTCTCGCGCCTCGCCCTGGCGGACGGGGCGCTGGCGGCGATCCTGGCCGACGGCGATGTCGAGATCTTCGCGCTCCGGCGCGACGGGCGGAACCTCGGCATGCTGGAACTGGATTTCCGCCAGCCCGGCACCTGCGAGCTGGTCTTCCTCGGATTGACCGACGACGCGGTCGGGACCGGGATCGGCCGCACGCTGATGAACGCGGCGATCGGCCGGGCCTGGGCGCGCCCGATCACGCGGTTCTGGGTGCATACCTGCACCCTGGACCATCCCGGGGCGCTCGCCTTCTACCGGCGCTCGGGCTTCGTCCCCTTCGCGGTCCACGTCGAGGTCGCGCCCGATCCGCGGCTCGACGGGACTCTGCCGCGCGACTGCGCCCCGCATGTGCCGCTGCTCGGCTGA
- a CDS encoding bifunctional helix-turn-helix transcriptional regulator/GNAT family N-acetyltransferase, with protein sequence MDPAEIARVRRFARAVTAEVGALDSSFLGRGRPLGAARVLNAVGAGRAEIGEIRAYLGLDSGLMSRLLRGLEEEGLVATAPHPADARRRVASLTEAGRREFAAYEALSDARAVALLECAPQVSALLHAMDRIALVLGRDAIAITEADPASASARACLAAYYAELASRFAGGFDVALSCDPEAGALVRPRGTFLLAVADGLPVGCVGLKGSGGAVAEIKRLWIDPAARGLGLAKRLMQQVEAAARDLGIRTLRLDTSSALPEALALYRRSGWVEIDRFNDDPYPDHFFEKAL encoded by the coding sequence ATGGATCCTGCCGAGATCGCCCGCGTCCGCCGCTTCGCCCGCGCCGTCACCGCCGAGGTCGGCGCGCTCGACTCCTCGTTCCTCGGCCGAGGCCGTCCCCTGGGGGCGGCGCGCGTCCTGAACGCCGTCGGGGCGGGGCGCGCGGAGATCGGCGAGATCCGCGCCTATCTCGGTCTCGATTCCGGCCTGATGAGCCGTCTCCTGCGCGGCCTGGAGGAGGAGGGACTGGTCGCGACCGCACCGCATCCCGCGGATGCCCGCCGCCGGGTCGCGTCCCTGACCGAGGCCGGGCGGCGCGAGTTCGCGGCCTACGAGGCGCTGTCGGATGCCCGCGCCGTCGCCCTGCTGGAGTGCGCGCCGCAGGTGTCGGCGCTCTTGCACGCCATGGACCGGATCGCCCTGGTCCTCGGCCGCGACGCCATCGCGATCACCGAGGCCGATCCCGCGAGCGCGTCCGCCCGCGCCTGCCTCGCCGCCTACTACGCCGAGCTGGCGAGCCGATTCGCCGGCGGGTTCGACGTCGCTCTGTCGTGCGACCCCGAGGCCGGCGCCCTGGTGCGCCCGCGCGGCACCTTCCTGCTCGCCGTCGCGGACGGCCTTCCGGTCGGATGCGTCGGGCTCAAGGGGAGCGGCGGCGCGGTGGCGGAGATCAAGCGGCTCTGGATCGATCCCGCGGCCCGCGGGCTGGGCCTCGCCAAGCGGCTCATGCAACAGGTCGAGGCCGCCGCCCGCGACCTCGGGATCCGGACGCTGCGCCTCGACACCAGCAGCGCCCTGCCCGAGGCCCTGGCGCTCTACCGGCGGTCGGGCTGGGTGGAGATCGACCGCTTCAACGACGACCCCTACCCGGACCACTTCTTCGAGAAGGCCCTCTGA
- the hpnH gene encoding adenosyl-hopene transferase HpnH: protein MGIPLRYVAKIGGYILKQHLTGRKRYPLVMMMEPLFRCNLACAGCGKIDYPDEILNKRLPVADALESVRECGAPVVVIAGGEPLLHKDLPQIVEGIIAQKKFAIVCTNALLLEKKIKEYKPSPYFTWSIHLDGDKEMHDQSVCQRGVYDKAVAAIAKAKEMGFRVTINCTFFNNSQPEKIADFFDSVTRMGIDGITVSPGYAYERAPDQKHFLNRKATKELFRGVFRHGKEKGREKWTFQQSGLFLDFLAGNQTYHCTPWGNPTRTVFGWQKPCYLLGEGYAATFKELMETTDWDAYGTGNYEKCADCMVHSGYEASSVVDSVRKPWKPLVHAIRGIKTDGAMAPEVSLENQRPAEFVFSRNVAQKLSEIKAAGVDTKQEARKRTAA from the coding sequence TTGGGTATCCCCCTCCGGTACGTCGCGAAGATCGGCGGCTACATCCTGAAGCAGCACCTCACGGGCCGCAAGCGTTACCCGCTTGTGATGATGATGGAGCCGCTGTTCCGCTGTAACCTGGCCTGCGCCGGCTGCGGCAAGATCGACTACCCGGACGAGATCCTGAACAAGCGCCTGCCGGTCGCCGACGCGCTCGAATCGGTGCGCGAGTGCGGCGCCCCGGTGGTGGTGATCGCCGGCGGCGAGCCGCTCCTGCACAAGGACCTGCCGCAGATCGTCGAGGGCATCATCGCCCAGAAGAAGTTCGCGATCGTCTGCACGAACGCGCTGCTCCTCGAGAAGAAGATCAAGGAGTACAAGCCGAGCCCGTACTTCACGTGGTCGATCCATCTGGACGGCGACAAGGAGATGCACGACCAGTCGGTGTGCCAGCGCGGCGTCTACGACAAGGCCGTGGCGGCGATCGCGAAGGCCAAGGAGATGGGCTTCCGCGTCACCATCAACTGCACCTTCTTCAACAATTCCCAGCCGGAGAAGATCGCCGACTTCTTCGACAGCGTGACCCGGATGGGCATCGACGGCATCACCGTCTCCCCCGGCTACGCCTACGAGCGCGCTCCCGACCAGAAGCACTTCCTGAACCGGAAGGCGACGAAAGAGCTGTTCCGCGGCGTGTTCCGGCACGGCAAGGAGAAGGGCCGCGAGAAGTGGACCTTCCAGCAGTCTGGCCTGTTCCTCGACTTCCTGGCCGGCAACCAGACCTACCACTGCACCCCGTGGGGCAACCCGACCCGTACCGTGTTCGGCTGGCAGAAGCCCTGCTACCTGCTCGGCGAGGGCTACGCGGCGACCTTCAAGGAGCTGATGGAGACCACCGACTGGGACGCCTACGGCACCGGCAACTACGAGAAGTGCGCCGACTGCATGGTCCACTCGGGGTACGAGGCCTCGTCGGTCGTCGATTCGGTCCGCAAGCCCTGGAAGCCGCTGGTGCACGCGATTCGCGGCATCAAGACCGACGGCGCGATGGCCCCCGAGGTCAGCCTGGAGAACCAGCGCCCGGCCGAGTTCGTGTTCTCGCGCAACGTCGCGCAGAAGCTGTCCGAGATCAAAGCGGCCGGCGTCGACACGAAGCAGGAAGCCCGCAAGCGCACCGCCGCCTGA
- a CDS encoding HisA/HisF-related TIM barrel protein, protein MSASMDHRIGRPGFAVIPVLDLRGGRVVRARRGERSSYAPIETPLAKGSAPDAVARGLRDAWPAAILYVADLDAIIDRAAPDLRALEAIARACPGVSLWVDAGFAEPAAVDAFLASGLGRPVIGSESQADADLVTRLGDRAVFSLDTRGAERLGPAALHDDPALWPPEVIAMTLAQVGAGAGPDLGALGALRARAPDRRLYAAGGVRGPDDLRALRAAGIAGALVASALHDGTLSRATAPDLA, encoded by the coding sequence ATGAGCGCCTCGATGGACCACAGGATCGGGCGCCCCGGCTTCGCGGTGATCCCGGTGCTCGATCTCCGGGGCGGCCGCGTGGTGCGGGCGCGCCGGGGCGAGCGCTCCTCCTATGCCCCGATCGAGACGCCCTTGGCAAAGGGCTCGGCGCCCGACGCGGTGGCCCGGGGGCTGCGCGACGCGTGGCCCGCCGCCATCCTCTACGTCGCCGATCTCGACGCGATCATCGATCGCGCCGCGCCCGATCTCCGCGCCCTGGAGGCGATCGCCCGCGCCTGCCCGGGCGTCAGCCTGTGGGTCGATGCGGGCTTCGCCGAGCCGGCGGCCGTCGACGCGTTCCTGGCCTCCGGCCTGGGCCGCCCGGTGATCGGCAGCGAGAGCCAGGCGGATGCCGACCTCGTGACGCGGCTCGGCGACCGGGCGGTGTTCTCCCTCGACACGCGCGGCGCGGAGCGGCTCGGCCCGGCGGCCCTCCACGACGATCCCGCGCTCTGGCCGCCGGAGGTGATCGCCATGACGCTGGCGCAGGTCGGCGCCGGGGCCGGCCCGGACCTTGGGGCCCTGGGAGCCCTGCGCGCGCGGGCGCCGGATCGCCGCCTCTACGCGGCGGGCGGCGTGCGCGGCCCGGACGACCTGCGGGCGCTGCGGGCGGCCGGGATCGCCGGGGCGCTGGTCGCCTCGGCCCTCCACGACGGGACCCTGTCCCGGGCGACGGCGCCCGACCTCGCCTGA
- a CDS encoding MMPL family transporter: MIESLVAFSVRYRWIVIALTAFLTVASLGVAAHLFRINTDVERLIDPKEPWRQDEINFEKAFPQRSNTIVAVINGETPEETEEAAANLAKALTAHKNLIETVYRPDGGPFFNKNGLLLMSQAELDKTLEALTQQQGLLGPLAADPSLRGIMRVLTLGARGVKTGDAKIEDLEKPMGQIDATLQKVLAGQPARMSWQELLSGGETSVTDKMKFVVIQPVLDFNALEPGYQATKLIRNVAKDLGIDAQNGLRMRLTGTVAVADEEFATLSEDAGLNNSIIVGAIVLFLWLALRSGKLVGAVIITTFAGLVVTAALGLIMVKELNPISVAFAALFVGLGIDFGIQFSVRYRADRYEQPTLESAIRAAARGVGWSLTLAAVSLVAGFFAFLPTAFRGVSELGLIAGVGMIVAFLFSLILLPALIAVFKPVGEKAAVQTEWLVGVDPWIIRHRKPILIVVGLITLAGAPLLWHLPFDSNPMHLRSPKTQSIATYLDLIKNPETSPNFIDVLAPSVEAVPALSKTLLALPVTASVNSIDTFVPRDQDKKLAQIADTAQLLDPVLNPGRKPPPPTDADNVKALKDAAAALNGLSADAKGDAKGAQQAKQLAGTLDKLAAGPVQLREAASVALTKDLVPLLARLRDLLHPEKITLDNLPPQLKADWVAADGRARIEVHPKGDSNDDTVLRRFSDEVLKVAPHATGAPVATTQSSYTILGAFVQAAVTAFVLIFVILSVALRKPWDVAMTLGPLVIATLWTLMAMRIVGMPLNFANIIALPLMLAVGVAFHIYYVIAWRAGVTDMLASSLTRAIFFSALTTGSAFGSLVLSSHPGTASMGKLLALSLFFTLVAAFFVVPATLGEPPEQPDEDRPEAEKAAGAALRKTAAHQDPVPAK; the protein is encoded by the coding sequence GTGATCGAAAGTCTCGTCGCGTTCTCGGTGCGGTATCGGTGGATCGTGATCGCCCTCACGGCGTTCCTCACGGTCGCGAGCCTCGGAGTCGCGGCGCACCTGTTCCGAATCAACACCGACGTCGAGCGCCTGATCGACCCGAAGGAGCCGTGGCGGCAGGACGAGATCAATTTCGAGAAGGCGTTCCCGCAGCGCAGCAACACCATCGTGGCGGTCATCAACGGCGAGACGCCCGAGGAGACCGAGGAGGCGGCCGCCAACCTCGCCAAGGCGCTCACGGCGCACAAGAACCTGATCGAGACGGTGTACCGGCCCGACGGCGGCCCGTTCTTCAACAAGAACGGCCTGCTGCTGATGTCTCAGGCGGAGCTCGACAAGACCCTGGAGGCGCTGACCCAGCAGCAGGGTCTGCTCGGGCCGCTCGCCGCCGACCCCTCGCTGCGGGGCATCATGCGGGTGCTGACGCTGGGCGCGCGCGGCGTGAAGACCGGCGACGCGAAGATCGAGGATCTCGAGAAGCCCATGGGGCAGATCGACGCCACCCTGCAGAAGGTGCTGGCCGGTCAGCCGGCGCGGATGTCCTGGCAGGAGCTCCTGTCGGGGGGTGAGACCAGCGTCACCGACAAGATGAAGTTCGTGGTGATCCAGCCGGTCCTCGACTTCAACGCCCTGGAGCCCGGCTACCAGGCGACCAAGCTGATCCGCAACGTCGCCAAGGATCTGGGGATCGACGCCCAGAACGGCCTGCGGATGCGCCTGACCGGCACGGTGGCGGTGGCGGACGAGGAGTTCGCGACGCTGTCGGAGGATGCCGGCCTCAACAACAGCATCATCGTCGGCGCGATCGTACTGTTCCTGTGGCTGGCCCTGCGCTCGGGCAAGCTCGTCGGCGCGGTGATCATCACCACCTTCGCGGGCCTCGTGGTCACGGCCGCCCTGGGCCTCATCATGGTCAAGGAGCTGAACCCGATCTCGGTGGCCTTCGCGGCCCTGTTCGTCGGACTCGGCATCGATTTCGGCATCCAGTTCTCGGTCCGCTACCGGGCCGACCGCTACGAGCAGCCGACGCTGGAGAGCGCGATCCGCGCCGCGGCGCGGGGCGTGGGCTGGTCGCTGACCCTCGCCGCGGTGTCGCTGGTGGCGGGCTTCTTCGCCTTCCTGCCCACGGCCTTCCGGGGCGTGTCGGAGCTGGGCCTGATCGCCGGCGTCGGCATGATCGTGGCCTTCCTGTTCTCGCTGATCCTGCTGCCGGCGCTGATCGCGGTGTTCAAGCCGGTCGGCGAGAAGGCGGCGGTGCAGACCGAGTGGCTCGTCGGCGTCGATCCGTGGATCATCCGGCACCGCAAGCCGATCCTGATCGTCGTCGGCCTGATCACCCTGGCCGGCGCTCCGCTGCTCTGGCACCTGCCGTTCGACTCGAACCCGATGCACCTGCGCAGCCCCAAGACGCAGTCCATCGCGACCTACCTGGACCTGATCAAGAATCCCGAGACGAGCCCGAACTTCATCGACGTGCTGGCGCCCAGCGTCGAGGCGGTCCCGGCGCTGTCGAAGACGCTGCTGGCGCTTCCGGTCACCGCCTCGGTCAACAGCATCGACACCTTCGTGCCGCGGGATCAGGACAAGAAGCTGGCCCAGATCGCCGACACGGCCCAGCTCCTCGACCCGGTGCTCAATCCCGGGCGCAAACCGCCGCCGCCGACCGACGCCGACAACGTCAAGGCGCTCAAGGACGCCGCCGCGGCGCTCAACGGCCTCTCCGCCGACGCCAAGGGGGACGCGAAGGGCGCCCAGCAAGCGAAGCAGCTCGCCGGCACCCTCGACAAGCTCGCCGCCGGCCCGGTGCAGCTGCGCGAGGCGGCCTCGGTGGCGCTGACCAAGGACCTGGTGCCGCTGCTCGCGCGCCTGCGCGACCTGCTGCATCCCGAGAAGATCACGCTGGACAACCTGCCGCCGCAGCTGAAGGCCGACTGGGTGGCGGCGGACGGACGGGCGCGCATCGAGGTTCACCCGAAGGGCGACTCGAACGATGACACGGTGCTCCGCCGGTTCTCGGACGAGGTCCTGAAGGTCGCCCCGCACGCCACCGGCGCGCCCGTGGCCACCACGCAGTCGAGCTACACGATCCTGGGCGCCTTCGTGCAGGCGGCGGTGACGGCCTTCGTGCTGATCTTCGTCATCCTGTCGGTCGCCCTGCGCAAGCCGTGGGACGTGGCGATGACCCTCGGCCCGCTGGTGATCGCGACCCTCTGGACGCTGATGGCGATGCGCATCGTCGGCATGCCGCTGAACTTCGCCAACATCATCGCCCTGCCGCTGATGCTCGCGGTCGGCGTGGCGTTCCACATCTACTACGTGATCGCGTGGCGGGCGGGCGTGACCGACATGCTCGCCTCCAGCCTGACCCGGGCGATCTTCTTCTCGGCGCTGACCACGGGCAGCGCCTTCGGATCGCTGGTCCTGTCGAGCCATCCCGGCACGGCGAGCATGGGCAAGCTGCTGGCGCTGTCGCTGTTCTTCACCCTGGTGGCGGCGTTCTTCGTGGTGCCGGCGACCCTCGGCGAGCCGCCCGAGCAGCCCGACGAGGATCGTCCGGAAGCCGAGAAGGCGGCCGGCGCGGCCCTGCGCAAGACCGCCGCGCACCAGGATCCGGTGCCGGCCAAGTAG